A region of the Hyperolius riggenbachi isolate aHypRig1 chromosome 9, aHypRig1.pri, whole genome shotgun sequence genome:
cagactatatagcattgtgtgtacaccgctcagccagactatataccattgtttactgacactctgtgtacaccgctcagccagactatataccattgtttactgccactctgattctgctgggaacagtagtacaccgctcgctcagccagactatataccattgtttactgacactctgtgtacaccgctcagccagactatataccattgtttactgccactctgattctgctgggaacagtagtacaccgctcgctcagccagactatatagcattgtgtttactgccactctgtgtacaccgctcagccacactatatagcattgcgtactctgccagtcagtgtgtatattgctgggatcagtaatactccactcaccgtcaaccactatatgagctcaacatgagttccccagagacctccgctgtgagcagcactcccaacaacagcaacagccaacgccccacgcaagctataacatccaccccagcagccagtggtcagcagcagccctccccggaggagaacgttgtgtccatcagtccgtcgccagagcgattaatgagggctgccattgaggagatgatggggcctgatgtggaggaggaggtctggctcaggccagcatcccaagttaatattgaggacgatgaggggtctgtgtctggggatgttggggtggcagaggtggtgggtgggtcagactcaggagaagagttgtatgatgaggatgatgatcgggaccatctgtatgtgcctcagagtccgaccccggaaaacatgttgtatcgtgtgtttaggtactaaaatctgcgttccctcccagtagtgttgggcgaacagtgtttgccactgttcgggttctgcagaacatcaccctgttcggggtgactatatagcagactatatagcattgtgtttaatgccactctgtgtacacggctcagccacactatatagcattgtgtttacttccactctgtgtctgctgggaacagtagtacaccgctcacccgccactgtatagcattgtgctctgtgtcactgctgacaatagtggtacaccgctcacccaccactgtatagcatttctgtactgccactgtactgctgccagtcagcgtgtactttaaggataagtgaaatgaggaagaaatccggtgaaagagggaggggcaagggaagaggtgtttcccctgacggttcacgtacaggccacaggggagcacccaagaaaacccactcaatactgcccatgttgtccaggacaacaaccctcacagatccaaaagaacaggaccagataattacttggatgacctctcaagcgtccagcagtgggttaagcagcaccagcacatcacgcacgaggtccgagtcctcagccagttaaagtctgggctttctttgaagactgcactgaggatgttaccatggcgatttgcaaggtgtgcaagacccgcctgagcagggggaaaagtattaacaacctctccaccaccagcatgagccgccacattctatccaaacatcccactctgtgggcaaacgcggcaggacagggtaccaccagcaacactgcctcccttgggttcaccagactcaccaccagacccgcctcagcagcagcagtagcccagccattgcgtggttcacaacattcacaaacatcagacgatgctgacactgtcactttccggactagtgctcttgaggtctcccagtgttcatcaaacacaacaaccaacagcccttcggtgtgcagcgctacggttgagttgtctgtctctgagatgtttgagcacaagaggaaattgccagcaaatgacccccgggccgtggcagtaacagccagccagcatagccaagcttctggcctgcgaaatgctgccatatcgagtggtggagacaaacagcttcaagggcatgatgtcagtggccatcccacgttacgtggttcccagccgctaccactttgcgcgctctgcagtgcctgagttgcatgagcacgtggtcagctaaataacccgaagcttgaagaatgccgttgcctgcaaggttcacctcaccactgacacctggacgagtgcgttcggccagggtcgatacatctcccttaccgcgcactgggtgaaccttgtggagcctggcagcgattcctcacctgctacggcgcgggtgttgcccacgccgcaaacagctggataacaacagcagcacctacctctctgactccttctcctccaacgcatctcaaagctgtacctcatccggaaatgctaacccagcaccagcagcagtaggatcgtggaagcagtgcagcacagctgttggcatgcgtcagcaagcgttgctgaagctgatctgccttggggataagcagcacacaggggaggaaatttggaggggaataaaggaacagacggatttgtggctggcaccgctggacctgaaaccgggcatgaagctagacacctggcacgaactggcaatgtacgcaatagaggtgctggcttgcccggcagccagcgttatgtcggaacgctgtttcagtgctgccggaggcatcatcacagatcggcgtatccgcctctccacagaaaatgcagaccgtctgactcaaattaaaatgaatcaatcctggattggaaacgactacgcaacactcctggaccccaaccaagtaacatgaccgatgaacatctgggatggtttagcgtttccggtccctgtttattgaacctctcatctgtattacatttatgactgcatggcggcaaaaagcattgctgctatatccgcacgctttttgtccccatgcaaggcctgggttgttgtgtctcacaaagcgtggccttctcctcctgcgcctcctcctgttccatcacgtgtgctgctgctgctgctgctgggttaccgttgccggtccctgtttatggaacctcttatctttattacatttatgactacatggcggtacaaagcatgctatccgcacgctttttgtcctcatgcaaggcctgggttgttgtgtctcacaaagcgtggccttctcctcctgcgcctcctcctgttccatcacgtgtgctgctgctgctgctgctgggttaccgttgccggtccctgtttatggaacctcttatctttattacatttatgactacatggcggtacaaagcatgctatccgcacgctttttgtcctcatgcaaggcctgggttgttgtgtctcacaaagcatggccttctcctcctgcgcctcctcctgttccatcacgtgtgctgctgctgctgctgctgctgggttagcgttgccgcgtggtccctgtttattgaacctcttatctttattacatttatgactacatggcggtacaaagcatgctatccgcacgctttttgtcctcatgcaaggcctgggttgttgtgtctcacaaagcgtggccttctcctcctgcgcctcctcctgttccatcacgtgtgctgctgctgggttagcgttgccgcgtggtccctgtttattgaaccacttatctttattacatttatgactgcatggtggtacaaagcatgctatccgcacgcttcttgtcctcatgcaaggcctgggttgttgtgtctcaaagcgtggccttctcctcctgcgccaccctcctcctgttccatcacgtgtgctgctgctgggttagcattaccggtcccttttcctggaacctcttatatgtattacatttatgactgcatgccgacaaaaagcatgttacctgtgcaaagaaaacagacatttcccgcatttaaaagacagttttccctttgaaactttaaaatcgattttctcaaaaactataagctctttttgctaaatttttttttcctcttgtacccactcccaaggtgcacataccctgtaaatttggggtatgtagcatgtaaggaggctttacaaaccacaaaagttcgggtccccattgacttccattatgttcggagttcgggtcgaacacccgaacatcgcggccatgttcggcctgttcggcccgaacccgaacatctagatgttcgcccaacactaacagtgaggagcatagatacatgagcagttcatgACACTGTGCAATCAGGATATCCAGCAACGTAAGTACAAATACGTACACGTTTGAAAACATCAGCAATACTGGCACATGTTCATTTAGTAaacaacaacagcaacaacaacaaataacatttgtaaagcgcttttctcctgtaggacacaAAGCGCATAAacgtggctcagaccatcgtgataCATagtaagaattttataagtccggaaatgccaggctaaacaggtggcttttcagtctggatttgaatagctccagggatggtgctgtctttactgggtgtggcagggagttccaaagaataggggcagcatgacagaaggttctgtctccagatttttaaggtgcactctgggaatgaccaagtttatagaacttgctgatctgaggttgtgagaggtgtggtgcagcttcagcaagtccttcatgtatccagggcccagattgtgcagggatttgaatgtcagcagtccaatcttgaagagtattctccattctactggtagccagtgcagtgagcgaaggatcggtgtaatgtgacagtggcgaggctggtttgttagcaatctggcagcagcattctgcactaattgcaggcgacgcaggtcctttttttggggaggccagcataaagggcattgcagtagtccagctgtgatgtgattaaggcatgaactagggttggaagatcctctggggaatCAGATATTTAATCTTTGcattgttcttcagatgaaagtaggaatatttaactacagatgaaatttggtttctgaaactcaattccccatcgattagtacgccatggctgcgcacaaggttggagctgtttatgtctgaattcccaatcctgattggtgttgctttaggatagagctgttttgatggcgagcgctggctttggacaaaaaggacctcagttttgtcagcattcagtttcaaccagttattattcatccatgcctgtagctcagctaagaaataatttatttttggagtagggtctgttccaccaggtttgaaggacaggtatagctgtgtgtcatcggcgtagcagtggtacgtcaggccatgtcgttggataagtgtaccaagTGGcatcatgtagattgcaaacagcagagggaataagattgatccttgtggcactccgaattgtagaggtgcaggtttggacatgataggtcctagggatactctctgtgttctgtcagtcaggaatgatctgaaccactggaggactgatccactgtagagatgttgcaaacctccgattttcggttcacgaacaccGTTCGCTAActttcacggaaggttcggttcgcgcgaactatcgcgaaccgcaatagacttcaatggggaggcgaacttcaaaattttgaaaaatttcttctgattggaaaaatgatagaaaagatgtttcatggggtctaatacctggaggaagacatggttgagtaaaatacacatcaaaagtcccagaaaaaaaatctggatttaatacaaagcagcgttttaaggtcagaaatctcattgaatgttcaactgcaggcctacactactttatgacatcaggaatcctctctcccttctctcatcttccacggaattgtagtatttcaaaagccagcttacataccgtggctgggaattgaacccaggtctcagtgtgcggtaggtaactcatttaaccactataccaccaacaacactatacTGCGATactaccgcagctgcctccatctccctgcctagcgatctatccgtgcctcaggcgtctagcacgccgaggacgggtttgtcagcagcacatagggtcgcatcgtcgcgtgcacgcgcacacagacacgcaggcgcatcagctgaccagccggtcggctgacgtcagtagagacgctcgccgctcctcattggttggtgggagtgggcgtgccaaaggggtctcctctgcttcttaagccttgccgaatcactcgcaacttgtctgctgttgcgaatacttcgtgttagcgctcagaccttagatagatccggtgtgctttgatccgggaggaaaccggggatttcacacagtgataggatttgttttgatagctataattatatcgtaatactgtatataatctgtgtatgactctggctcgttctgactaccctTCCGCTCAGTTATTCTGTACCTCTGtccatctgatccttgttgccgactctgcctgttttacCTTCTTgccttctgccttctgattttgtaccgtatctgtctatctgttgccaactcgatcaatccgacctctctactctcaccagagggcccttgtctctggtgaggggctttgtgctgttagtacccaccagctcctctggtgaggtatagctaaaacTATCAGTacaactgttgcaccaagcactacaccttGTTACTTGCTACCAAGTTAGCTGTcttgtatacttgtattattggtgattctgcagatcaccatataatcaggtttatatctgtattataggtgatactgcagatcacctaataatcagaattctgtttcctgctgacacaaatcgttacatgtactatatcaaaaaccagcttacataccgtggctgggaattgaacccaggtctcagtgtgcggtaggtaactcatttaaccactataccaccaacaacactacatgctgaagccagcctagcatgtaccattatgatcaatccaagagaaaaattagcttgcttaatccatggaattgtactatatcaaaagccagcttacataccgtgactgggaactgaacccaggctgggctgggaattgaacccaggtctcagtgtgtggtaggtaactcatttaaccactataccaccaacaacactaaatGCTGAAGCaagcctagcatgtgccattatgatcaatctaagagaaaaattagcttgcttaatccacggaattgtactatatcaaaagccatcttacataccgtggctgggcattgaacccaggtctcagtgtgcggtaggtaactcatttacccATTatgccaccaacaacactacatgctgaagccagcctagcatgtaccattgtgatatacccaagagaaaaatgatctctctctctctctctctctctctctctaggacttgatgccattgaagtgaattttcagcttaaaaccatcaacggataccggcagaatttcacaggcaatttcggaattccgccagattgaaaaagcaattccattccgaccaaacggaacggaatgaccaatttcctcctaaaattacggaaaatacaattccgcggaaagcggtgaccatccctcctagagagatgaatctacctggctatctggggttctcttcggacaactgttgaacacaaatggcaaggccatgcctgagtgggcttgaaccaccaaccttgcagttaacagccaaacgcactaaccaattgtgccacacaaactgtgtaccacaaagactgtgcatgcagttgctgttgaatgatttatggggatgtatgtgtgtcttttggagggaggaagtaagtctgctccaagaagtttcagcatgtagtgttgctggtggtatagtggttaaatgagttacctaccacacactgagacctaggttcaattcccagtcacggtatgtaagctggcttttgatatagtacaattccgtggattaagcaagataatttttctcttggattaatcataatggtacatgctaggctggctttagcatgtagtgttgttggtggtatagtggttaaatgagttacctaccacacactgagacgagacctgggtttaattcccagcccagcctgggttcaattcccagccacggaatgtaagctggcttttgaaatactacaattccctggaagagggAGTGAGTAAAACGACTGCAGAACCTCGCCTTTtaataaaggagggggggggggctccaagaatgagtgcagtctgattggtgacaatgtacctgctgactgtgatgtagagggtcaaagttctactCAATGGAGCatcatggggcgaatcaaacttccgcaaaaggtcgcctttgctggcgaacgcgaaccacctaaagttcgcctggaaccgttcacgggcgaaccgttcgggacatctctaatccactgatgccacagtactcctgcagtctgttaagcaggatttcatagtCAACTGTATCAATAGCcgttgagagatccaacaggattaggatggagcattcccctctgtcccttgccatgagcagatcgttgcagacttggatgagggctgtttcacagctgtggtgtttcttaaagccagattgtagagggtccaggatgttgtttactgacagcctggtttcaagttgcagatagacagccttttcaataactgtacctaagaaggggaggttggagacaggtctgtagctgctcattgcatctggatccatggaaggggcttgatgattccttcttttagagaggtaggaaacctccctgcctgcagagagcaatttactattttgtgaaatgctggaccaagcaggtcagggcatttcagcatatgtttagttggtccaggtcgcaggttgtctggcggaggcgacggaggatgtctgagatctcttcctcattaatacttttgaagtcagtccagggtgttaggttgttcttgcaactatttccaggacttgaataagtcttaggtgctgtggactgaatgagagaccgaatagaggatactttgtcagcaaagtagcaagcaaatttctcacatagctcctttgaggacgtAATAGTAGTgtttagacaggatgggttacagagtctatcaactgtgcggaatagttgggctggcctgttggcggcctttgcgatctcctgtgataggtaggaggattttttcttggtgattgcattttggtagctttccagatGAGAGACAAggatgtgtttatcttttgaattctaaaGTTtttgccacttcctttctagtctgcacacttctttctttaggtcctttagtgagctgtcaaaccaccgtgcatggtgaagtggtgtagaccgtttaatgcgaactggagcaagggcgtcataggcagatgacactgcatggttgtacatcagggcCATGGAGTctcggtctgcgcaatgattggttaatgcatcgaagttgaggatattctgaacgtgctgatgtgagacatctttcagagaacggtattttatgagttctttccctctgtgttttatcactggtgctgtcagagagaagtggatggtgtggtggtctgaccaataccactgggtttatttccgtgtgtgatattaaaagtccagaatgaaatataagatccagggtagtAAAGTAcatcagaaacaggaaacactagagggaggtccctgcccttgagagcttacaatctagagggtagtgggattACAATAGTATTATGATCAAAGATCAATCTTATGTACACATTGAAAATAGGATCACTTTTGCTTATACTTCTTTTGTGGgttaaagtggccctgaactcttgcacaggacagaaggaaacagaaagaaatgcaccctgtatgtatttaaagagtttagcctgtttagttCCCCCTCAttcgtgtctaatcacaagttgtaatttgatctctcccatgccacatgactgcctatggcagagatggcagataagcccatttgaaagcacaggctgttaaaaatatgtctgcttccttgaatttattttaggatttgtatcagctgtaatgctgttacagagtctctttaaagaggaactgcagtgaaaataacataatgaaaaaagtgcctaatttttacaataagtatTTATTAACTATCTAGTCagtatttgctcattgtaaaatctttcctctcctcacaatgcgacatttttactgctgacaggttatgtctgtggaaggagatgctgcttttttggcagttggaaacagctgttattactcacaatgtaacaaggctcccacagtgtgatgtcagtatctaggtgctgacatcacactgtgggaggggtttcaccacaatatcagccatacagagccccctgatgatccgtttgagaaaaggcaaattcggctactgattgggatgaagttcaatctttggttacagttcctctttaaaatatcgAGTAATTTGTACGGGAGGAATGTGTTTGACCATTAATACAGTTTTAATTATGAGCTACCAAATATAATGTACCACAGACAATTGCGGTCTAAAATTGGTAAGAATAACACATTAATGTAATGTGAATTTatgattgtttatttgaaaagatCATAATTTTCGCCTTTTACTTCTGATCTCaggggattggctcaggggacttctgtctCCTGCCACCAATCCCCTCTGTCCCCGGGACCATCGCAATCACGGACTTCCGGCCCAACGATTGCGCGTGCAACCCCGCAAACTGCATGGACATGAGTCTTATGTCCCGGCGGCTACAGGAGCACTAGCCACGGCCGAGAGACTCATGTCCGTGCAGCTACAATGGTTAATATCTGGTCACCAGGGTCTTTTCAGTGTCCTGGATAATTTTTTTATTCTTGAATTTAGTAATGTGTTTTGGTAAATTAAAAATACTGAGATTTTTGAATTTGTTGCTGCAGCCAGCCAGACCTGGAATTAATGCAATGGATGTCAACCGAACTTCTCCACAAAGATTTATTCTACTAGGCCTGACTGATGTGCCATATCTCCAGGCCATCTGCTTCCTTGTGTTCTTTGTAATGTACATAATCACACTGTCAGGGAACATTCTACTGATTGTTGTGGTGAGAATCAACTCAACCTTACAAACTCCAATGTACTTTTTCCTGTGTAATCTCTCTGTTATCGATATTGGTATGACCACCACCATTGTTCCCAAACTTCTCATAAACACTCTGGTAAAGGACAGAAGTATCTCCTTGTTGGGATGTGGAATACAGATGTTCTTCCATCTGACTTTCGGCTCCACAGAATGCCTCATATTAGCTGTTATGGCGTATGACAGGTTTGCTGCCATCTGTAGGCCACTGCATTACAATAACATCATGAACAAGATGGTTTGTGCTActttagctggtggtgcatggattATGTCCATTATCAATTCTGGTGTTCATGTTTTCATCACGTTCCAACTCCCCTACTGCAAGTCCCGGGTCGTCAATCACTTCTTCTGTGAGATTCCACCTTTCTTTCAGCTGTCTTGTCAAGACACTTTTCTCAATGAGGTTGCCATGTACATCTCAGCAGGGATCCTTGGCGTGATTTCCTTTTGCTTGACTCTAATCTCTTATATTAACATAATCATCACCATCTTTAAAATCCGTTCTTCACAAGGAAGGCATAAAGCTTTCTCCACCTGTGGATCGCACCTGACTGTTGTTTGTCTCTATTACGGAACCATTCTGGTGGTATATCTGGGACCCCACTCCATTTATACTGCTGAAATAAACAAAACCATGTCCATTCTCTACACAACAGTCTCACCAATGCTGAACCCCATCATATATAGTATGAGGAATAAGGACGTCaaaagcacatttaaaaaaaatcaaaaaaagatttaaagcaaacccaagctgaagctcagataaaaaaaaatcacatacttacctaagaaaagggaagcctctggatcgtccagaggcttcccatgctgtcctccacCACTGTCACAGACCATCCAGCTGATCGGGGCTATTCTCCTTTTCTGGCATCAAGACGGCCATGCTGCAGCTGTGCGAGAACGGGTGTACCTGCGCTGTAGCATGGAACCACTTGTGCACAAGcaactctggcttactgcacaggcgtggcctactcacgcaggtgcagtatggccacactcAAGAATTCGTTGTGACCAGTACTGAAGTTGTCTAGGGTGTATTTATTCACATCAGTAAGTGAACATATAGAAATAGCTAAACCACTGAATGTAATCATAGCTCtccgtattta
Encoded here:
- the LOC137533477 gene encoding olfactory receptor 5AR1-like, with translation MDVNRTSPQRFILLGLTDVPYLQAICFLVFFVMYIITLSGNILLIVVVRINSTLQTPMYFFLCNLSVIDIGMTTTIVPKLLINTLVKDRSISLLGCGIQMFFHLTFGSTECLILAVMAYDRFAAICRPLHYNNIMNKMVCATLAGGAWIMSIINSGVHVFITFQLPYCKSRVVNHFFCEIPPFFQLSCQDTFLNEVAMYISAGILGVISFCLTLISYINIIITIFKIRSSQGRHKAFSTCGSHLTVVCLYYGTILVVYLGPHSIYTAEINKTMSILYTTVSPMLNPIIYSMRNKDVKSTFKKNQKKI